The sequence AGCAGGGCTTCAGCCACTGTACAAACTCCAGCAGCTCTGGAAAGGAGGAGTGGTCTGAATAGGGCACGAGGTGAACGCTGGGGTGAGGGATCTTCACCGGACGGCTGGTGGGGAGAATGGCAATGGTGGGGCGCTGCTGGTTCCAGCTGATCATGGCTTCCCAGCAGATTTCAGAGATGTCCACACCATGGATCCAGCCAGCCCCCTCCTCGGCAGTGAACACATCCACCAGGCCCAGCACTTTCATCTGCTCCAGTCTCTTGGGACTCACCACGATCCAGGTGTGAAACTCTAAGGCCAAGTCCGCCAAGAGCGACTCTTTGCCCAGGCTGTAGACCCCTGGGAAGGAGCAAATAAGGGGATTCAGGAACTCAGACCTAAACAGTGTTTTGCAAAGGCAGCAAGAAAGGATCATTACCAGGACGGGAGCAAAGGGCGTGGGGCCTATAGGTTACTGGGCCCAGCACCCAGCAAGAGACAGGCACTGCCCTGCCAATCTACgctggagggggaaggaaaacCACCACCTGCTCCACGCAGCACACCTCAAAGGAATGAAACTTAGCTACATCTGTGCTCTGAGCCAGTCCAAATGCACAACCCAGGTGCAGCGAGGTACCATACCTCTCCCACCCCACGTCCCCTCCTAATGCGATTCCCTCCCGTCAGCCCCCAGCTCTGGAGCCAGTCCCATCCACATGCCGTGATGCCTACGCACCAATCTTGACCTGGTGATTTGGGTGGGCCCTGATCAGCTCTTTGATCTGTTGGGTGGCCTGCTGGCGGGAGGGCAGGTCGCCCAGGGGGTCACAGTTTGTGTTGTCCAAGTAGAGAACATCAATTCGTTTCTGGTTCCTTAGCACCGGTTCCTGCAGCATGGTGGGAGTGTAACGAAAGTCACCTGGCACAAGACAAAACCCCGAACACACAGAACTGTGGGAGTCCAGCCTGGTGGTCCACCCACTGCACTGCTACGGCAGAGACCTGCCTTAGATCCTCTGCCTGCCAAAGCCCCACCGCCTGCTGGCTCTAGGCCCAGACTGCCACCTGAATGATGCAAGTTTGATCCCTGGCCTGGTGAGTGACCTGAATTTCTCCCCAAGGGGCGGTGCTGGTAGGACTCCCCTTCTGAGCCCATAAACCCTGGGacaggaggcagggcttggggtgtGCAGGAAACGTCAGGGGGTGACCTGTGGTGGAAGCACAGGGCTCTGGCAAGGACCCTAGAACAAAACACactcagagctgggcaggaaggCAAAGGGGGTCTTTGGGCCCTGGGGGCTCGTACCTGTGTAGAGGATGACACCAAAGGGGCCCTCAAAGAGGAACATGACTGAGCCAGGGCAGTGGTTGGCATCTATCAGGGTCACTGTCATGGTCCTTTTACCAACCTCATCAAGAGCCACCAGGTGGCTCTGCCCCACTTCCAGGGGCCAGATCCAGCGCTCCGCCACCTGGAAGGAAGCACAGGGCTGGTCAGGTGGAGGCGGCCTCTGACCTGCTCCCTCCCAACAGGAGGATGAGGCCTCCTTCCCCATTCACTTAGCTGATCAGCTGCCCTGGGGACCCAACCCCATTCCCTGGGCTATACTTTGCTATTCACCCAGGCAGTTCCCTGACCTGTGCTGCCTTTGCCTGGGCAGGAGgcccccttggctggccccaggggAGAGAATGCTCTGCTCCAGGAATCGGGTGCCGCAATCCGACCAGAGCGTCTCCTGAGGGACGGGTTCCATTCTCCTCAGCAAGCCGCAGGGCAGAGCTCTGCAGCCAGATCACTCTCAGTCTGAGTCGCTCTTCGTTCATTACGAAAAACAATGATTCTTAAACCGcgcctgcgccccccccccccaaaaaaaagcttGGTCCCAAGACGCCCCTTCCTCATCACAGACTCCTGGGTAGCAAACACAGTAACTGTGTTCTGACCCTTCTGACGCTCGGCTTTATCCAAGGAATATGCAAACCATGGGCTTGGCCTCCCGAGCTGCAGTCTGCTCCCGTGGGCTGACTCCTACCTTCAGCCTGTGGTGCAGGATTCGCCCCGTGATGGGAGAGCAGTAGACGGGTCGGTGCCAGGTGCTGGACAACCCCACTGTGTGGTCAGAGTGCATGTGGGAGAGAAAGAACACGCGAGCATGGCTGGCTTTCCTGATGCTCCAAAAATCCACTGCAATGGGCGTGCCTGGGATGAGAGCCCCATTCATGGCCTGGGCACCTGGCTGGCAAAGGACACCGCACTGCAAAACAGAGCCACATTTCCACCATTAAAACCCCCAAGGTTGCAGTTCTGGGGCATCAGCAGAGTTTactgggggctgcgggtcaggagtgaggggcactggaagggtggggggggctgcgggtcgggagtgaggggcaccagtgGGGGTGGctacgggtcgggagtgaggggcaccagtggggggggggggttgcgggtcgggagcgaggggcatgggctggggggaggttGCGGGGCGGCGGGGTGGATCCGGAGCGAGGGGCACAGgcgggggctggggaagaggttgCGGGCAGGGGGGAGGGCGCGGGCAGGGGGGTGGATCCGGAGTGAGGGCGGGGCGGGACCAAGGGGTGCGGGTGGTGGTTGCGGggcgaggggggtggggggaggaggttgggggtcgggagcgaggggcgcgggCGGGGCGGGAGAGGGCGGGGCGAGGGGCGCGGGCGGGAGGTTGCGGGGGGCACGGGCAGGGGGGTGGATCCGGAGTGAGGGCGGGGCGGGACCAAGGGGCGCGGGTGGTGGTtgcggggtgaggggggtggggggaggaggttgggggtcgggagcgaggggcggggCGAGGGGCGCGGGCGGGAGGTTGCGGGGGGCACGGGCGGGGGGGTGGATCCGGAGTGAGGGCGGGGCGGGACCAAGGGGCGCGGGTGGTGGTTGCGGggcgaggggggtggggggaggaggttgggggtcgggagcgaggggcggggCGAGGGGCGCGGGCGGGAGGTTGCGGGGGGCACGGGCGGGGGGGTGGATCCGGAGTGAGGGCGGGGCGGGACCAAGGGGTGCGGGTGGTGGTTGCGGggcgaggggggtggggggaggaggttgggggtcgggagcgaggggcgcgggCGGGGCGGGAGAGGGCGGGGCGAGGGGCGCGGGCGGGAGGTTGCGGGGGGCACGGGCGGGGGGGTGGATCCGGAGTGAGGGCGGGGCGGGACCAAGGGGCGCGGGTGGTGGTTGCGGggcgaggggggtggggggaggaggttgggggtcgggagcgaggggcggggCGAGGGGCGCGGGCGGGAGGTTGCGGGGGGCACGGGCGGGGGGGTGGATCCGGAGTGAGGGCGGGGCGGGACCAAGGGGCGCGGGTGGTGGTTGCGGggcgaggggggtggggggaggaggttgggggtcgggagcgaggggcggggCGAGGGGCGCGGGCGGGAGGTTGCGGGGGGCACGGGCGGGGGGGTGGATCCGGAGTGAGGGCGGGGCGGGACCAAGGGGTGCGGGTGGTGGTTGCGGggcgaggggggtggggggaggaggttgggggtcgggagcgaggggcgcgggCGGGGCGGGAGAGGGCGGGGCGAGGGGCGCGGGCGGGAGGTTGCGGGGGGCACGGGCGGGGGGGTGGATCCGGAGTGAGGGCGGGGCGGGACCAAGGGGCGCGGGTGGTGGTTGCGGGGCGAGGAGGGTGGgggtcgggggcggggggcgcgggCGGGGGGGTGGATCCAGAGCGAGCCCCCAGTTCTGCCTCACCCGATCA comes from Lepidochelys kempii isolate rLepKem1 chromosome 21, rLepKem1.hap2, whole genome shotgun sequence and encodes:
- the DCLRE1B gene encoding 5' exonuclease Apollo isoform X4, translated to MRSTSYVLGEYGPAHHTKRTHAPNRLYDRDARRACAVPLAGAATQVTGGNWTLGNNQGDRCGVLCQPGAQAMNGALIPGTPIAVDFWSIRKASHARVFFLSHMHSDHTVGLSSTWHRPVYCSPITGRILHHRLKVAERWIWPLEVGQSHLVALDEVGKRTMTVTLIDANHCPGSVMFLFEGPFGVILYTGDFRYTPTMLQEPVLRNQKRIDVLYLDNTNCDPLGDLPSRQQATQQIKELIRAHPNHQVKIGVYSLGKESLLADLALEFHTWIVVSPKRLEQMKVLGLVDVFTAEEGAGWIHGVDISEICWEAMISWNQQRPTIAILPTSRPVKIPHPSVHLVPYSDHSSFPELLEFVQWLKPCSIVPIVKRNMCLPYLEKYLSSDHKASPEPGIPESGQKFTQLRESREQQRATEPLRTAAQQPVPRKDSFASPEKEGGCCTDLPSLVPEEHLVNRCVWGSCVHPAP